Proteins encoded in a region of the Triticum dicoccoides isolate Atlit2015 ecotype Zavitan chromosome 3A, WEW_v2.0, whole genome shotgun sequence genome:
- the LOC119272866 gene encoding non-specific phospholipase C2-like — protein MAACAGDPACSLPWRPSLEVNDKLTGRAASRPPIAAPDHAAIPIVELRASRRLDVLHRRELRVADELLLRCTLLPATLPFTSSSAPVRAAHRRCRKSAPPLATGSSERDGRTPGDRSDEEVDHEADTSSPDPLPGGSGGGDGRGPSARGGGCSLLPIGSREGDREQGVDCFLFLDSGFAHCNSLCAAGSRSLMVVARAAEKDKYLETKGVILIARCCRSLAKGYPQRTIFDNVHDAGLSFGVYFQDVPTVLFYRNLRKLKYILNFHHFHNAFREHARCGSLPNYAVVEQRYMDSKEHPANDDHPSHDVYQGQMFVKEVYETLRASPQWNETLMILTYDEHGGFFDHVPTPVDGVPSPDDIIGSPPYNFAFNRLGVRVPAIMISPWIEKGTVVHGPNGSPTPTSQYEHSSIPATVKKLFNLPQDFLTKRDAWAGTFEGVVQTRTEPRTDCPEQLPMPKRIRQMEANEEAKLSSFQQEIVQLAAVLNGHHRLSSLQERIKERMNVREGTSYMRSAMRRFFEASMSAKKMGVTDSEHIIKMRPSLTTRTSSSAQDDRV, from the exons ATGGCCGCCTGCGCCGGTGACCCTGCCTGCAGCCTCCCATGGCGCCCCTCGCTGGAGGTCAACGACAAGCTCACGGGGCGTGCTGCTTCTCGTCCTCCCATCGCCGCGCCGGATCACGCCGCCATCCCCATCGTTGAGCTCCGCGCCTCCCGCAGGCTCGACGTGCTCCACCGCCGCGAGCT TCGCGTTGCTGATGAGCTCCTCCTCCGCTGCACTTTGCTCCCCGCCACGCTGCCATTTACCTCCTCCTCCGCTCCGGTGCGCGCTGCTCACCGCCGCTGCCGGAAGTCCGCGCCGCCCCTGGCCACGGGGTCGAGCGAGCGCGACGGCCGGACCCCCGGAGACCGCTCCGACGAGGAGGTCGACCACGAGGCGGACACGTCCTCGCCGGATCCTTTGCCGGGCGGGAGCGGTGGAGGCGACGGCAGAGGCCCGAGTGCAAGGGGTGGCGGCTGTAGCCTCCTCCCGATCGGATCGAGAGAAGGGGATCGAGAGCAGGGGGTTGATTGCTTTCTATTTTTGGATTCAGGG TTTGCCCACTGCAACAGCTTGTGTGCTGCAGGATCTAGATCCTTGATGGTTGTTGCCCGCGCAGCCGAG aaagacaaatatttagaaaccaaGGGAGTAATTCTCATTGCACGATGTTGCAGGTCGCTGGCCAAGGGGTACCCGCAGAGGACGATCTTCGACaacgtccacgacgccggcctctcGTTCGGTGTCTACTTCCAGGACGTGCCAACGGTGCTCTTCTACCGCAATCTGCGCAAGCTCAAGTACATCCTCAACTTCCACCACTTCCACAACGCGTTCCGGGAGCACGCCCGCTGCGGCTCCCTCCCAAACTACGCCGTCGTCGAGCAGCGGTACATGGACTCCAAGGAGCACCCAGCCAACGACGACCATCCCTCCCACGACGTCTACCAGGGCCAGATGTTCGTCAAGGAAGTCTACGAGACGCTCCGCGCCAGCCCCCAGTGGAACGAGACGCTCATGATCCTCACCTACGACGAGCACGGCGGGTTCTTTGACCACGTGCCCACGCCGGTCGACGGCGTGCCTAGCCCCGACGATATCATCGGGTCGCCGCCATATAACTTCGCGTTCAACAGACTGGGTGTGCGCGTCCCGGCCATCATGATCTCCCCGTGGATCGAGAAGGGAACAG TTGTCCACGGGCCGAACGGAAGTCCAACCCCAACATCACAATACGAGCATTCATCGATCCCCGCGACCGTAAAGAAACTATTCAACCTGCCACAGGATTTCCTGACCAAAAGGGACGCATGGGCCGGGACCTTCGAAGGCGTTGTGCAAACAAGAACCGAGCCAAGGACAGATTGCCCAG AACAACTCCCGATGCCGAAGAGGATCCGGCAGATGGAGGCGAATGAGGAGGCAAAGCTAAGCTCGTTCCAGCAAGAGATCGTGCAGCTGGCTGCGGTGCTGAATGGGCACCACCGGCTAAGCAGCCTGCAGGAAAGGATCAAGGAGAGAATGAACGTGAGGGAAGGAACCTCCTACATGAGGAGCGCCATGAGGCGGTTCTTCGAGGCCAGCATGTCGGCCAAGAAGATGGGTGTCACTGACAGCGAGCACATCATCAAGATGAGGCCCTCCCTCACCACAAGGACCTCCTCCTCCGCCCAAGATGATCGTGTGTAG